A window of Nitrospirota bacterium genomic DNA:
CCGAACTTTATGCAGGTTTTATGCGGATGCTCAGCAGCCCTCTGTAATAATAGATCGCTTAAAGTCATTGGTCACCTGATATTACCATATTATATTTCATGGCAGCCGCAATTCATATCACATACTTTTATAATTATCCCGCATAGGGTTATAATATTGCGTCAAAGGAAATAATTTACATGGATATCGTTCAGTATCTTAAATATAAAAAAGAGCTTGTCGACAATTATCTTGAGGCCTATGTCTCATCCAAAAAAGGCCGGAACGGCTGCCCCGAAGAACTTTATGAGGCGATGAGATACGCGCTTATGGCCGGCGGCAAAAGGATAAGGCCGATCCTGGCGCTCGCAGGCTATGAAGCTGTTAACGGCAGATCAAATAACGTAATGCCTGTAGCTTCATCTCTTGAACTGATACACACGTATTCATTGATCCATGATGACCTTCCGGCGATGGATGATGATGATATGAGAAGGAACAAGCCGACCACACATATCGCATTCGGAGAGGCCACGGCAATACTTGCGGGCGACGCCCTGCTGACCGAGGCGTTCAATATCATCTCCAACTCAAACGCAGAACCCGGCATACTCATCAATGTGATAAAAGAAGTGACACATGCCTGCGGGCCTGACGGAATGGTCGGAGGGCAGACTGTAGATATACTGATGGAAGGGAAGAAGGCGGAAAAGAATGACATCATATATATTCATACACATAAAACAGGAGTATTCATTAAAGCGGCGGTGCGCGTGGGAGCAATGATGGCAAATGCCACGAAAGATGAACTTGCCGCGCTGACAACATACGGAGATAATGTAGGGCTCGCATTTCAGATAGTTGATGATATTCTTGACATAACCGGCACAACAGAGGAGCTCGGAAAGACAGCAGGCTCTGACAATGTAAATGCTAAAAACACATACCCCTCCATATTCGGCATTGAGGAGTCAAGGAAGATAGCAGAGGCACTTATATCTGATGCCGTCAAGGCGCTTGAGGGTTTTGATGAAAAGGCAGACCCGCTCAGGGAGATCGCAAAATATATTATATCGAGGCGGAATTAGATACATTCATGTATATAGAGAAGATCAAAGGCCCTGATGATGTAAAAAAGCTCACGATTGAGGAACTTAACGAGCTTGCAAAAGAGTTAAGGGAAACGATCATCGAGAGAGTCGCGCTTAACGGAGGCCATCTCGCCCCGAGCCTCGGCGTAGTTGACCTTACCATTGCGCTTCATTATGTCTTCAACTCACCGGTTGACAAGATCATCTGGGACGTAGGCCACCAGTCATATTCGCACAAGCTTCTTACCGGAAGATACAATTCCTTCTCAACCATCAGGCAGCATGGCGGGATCTCCGGATTCCCGAAAATATCTGAAAGCCCGCATGATTCATTCGGCACAGGCCACAGCTCAACATCCATCTCTGCCGCATTGGGAATGGTGGCTGCAAAGAACCACAACCTGAAAAATTATAAAGCCATTGCTGTCATAGGCGACGGAGCAATGACAGCCGGGCTTGCGTTTGAAGGGCTGAACCATGCCGGACATCTTAAGAAAGACCTGATCGTCATACTCAATGACAACGAGATGTCCATATCACCAAATGTCGGCGCTCTCTCGGCGTATCTGAGAAAGATGTTGATGGGTGACTTTTACACAAAGTTCAAGAAAGAGACAAAGCTTCTTCTGGACCGTTTTCCAAAGGTTGGAGAGCCTGTGCTTAAGATGGCAAAAAAAGCAGAGGATACCTTCAAGGGCTTCGTTGTCCCGGGCATGCTCTTTGAGGAACTCGGGTTTGAATATGTCGGCCCTGTTGACGGGCACAAGATCGAACAGCTTATAGAGACCTTTGAGAGGTTCAAGGACTTTCCCGGGCCTGTGCTCATACACGCGATAACCAAGAAAGGGAAAGGGTATCCAATGGCTGAAAAAGAGCCCGGGATATTCCACGGCATAGGGCCTTTTGACATCGAGACCGGAGAGACAGCCTCTTCTTCCAACGTATCATACAGCGAGGTATTCGGAAGGTCTCTTGTCGCACTTGCC
This region includes:
- a CDS encoding polyprenyl synthetase family protein; the encoded protein is MDIVQYLKYKKELVDNYLEAYVSSKKGRNGCPEELYEAMRYALMAGGKRIRPILALAGYEAVNGRSNNVMPVASSLELIHTYSLIHDDLPAMDDDDMRRNKPTTHIAFGEATAILAGDALLTEAFNIISNSNAEPGILINVIKEVTHACGPDGMVGGQTVDILMEGKKAEKNDIIYIHTHKTGVFIKAAVRVGAMMANATKDELAALTTYGDNVGLAFQIVDDILDITGTTEELGKTAGSDNVNAKNTYPSIFGIEESRKIAEALISDAVKALEGFDEKADPLREIAKYIISRRN
- a CDS encoding 1-deoxy-D-xylulose-5-phosphate synthase; this encodes MYIEKIKGPDDVKKLTIEELNELAKELRETIIERVALNGGHLAPSLGVVDLTIALHYVFNSPVDKIIWDVGHQSYSHKLLTGRYNSFSTIRQHGGISGFPKISESPHDSFGTGHSSTSISAALGMVAAKNHNLKNYKAIAVIGDGAMTAGLAFEGLNHAGHLKKDLIVILNDNEMSISPNVGALSAYLRKMLMGDFYTKFKKETKLLLDRFPKVGEPVLKMAKKAEDTFKGFVVPGMLFEELGFEYVGPVDGHKIEQLIETFERFKDFPGPVLIHAITKKGKGYPMAEKEPGIFHGIGPFDIETGETASSSNVSYSEVFGRSLVALAKDDDRIVAITAAMTEGTGLSEFVRAFPKRFYDVGIAEPHAVTFAAGLATQGVKPVVAIYSTFLQRSYDEIIHDVCLQNLPVVFAIDRAGIVGDDGPTHNGAFDLSFLRHIPNLVVMAPKDGDELQCMLKTAVSHNGPAAIRYPRGAAAESFEEIDRKEIPIGKAEVLKEGKDLLILAIGNMALPSLEAAKLLSEAGIDAAVVNARFLKPLDTGTIIKLAKETGNVLTVEENVISGGFGSAVLEEITKAGIEGVKVRMLGIPDKFIEQGPQKLLRKELRLDAEGITKEALALVGRKSPLTHKVN